In Finegoldia magna ATCC 53516, a genomic segment contains:
- a CDS encoding ABC transporter ATP-binding protein, translated as MENLIEVRGLVKKYKELTAVDNLDLDVKKGEILGLLGPNGSGKSTTINCILSLLKKDSGSVKIFGKEMSADAYDIKKRIGVVFQDVAVYDELTVYENIDYFCGLYIQDKSERNKLVKRALDLVSLNDFVKFKPKKLSGGLLRRLNIACGIAHKPEIIILDEPTVAVDPQSRNRILEGIKKLNEDGSTIIYTSHYMDEVDFLCDDIVIIDKGKVIAKGSSEQLKNMIEMNEKISFTAKELNEDVIAQIKSLPHLMNFENKDDNFKLNFSHGDGYLMKLIKLLDENNIQYSSLNVEKPSLNDVFLELTGKDLRD; from the coding sequence ATGGAAAACCTTATAGAGGTCAGAGGTCTTGTGAAAAAATACAAGGAACTCACTGCGGTCGATAATTTGGATTTGGACGTGAAAAAAGGAGAAATTCTGGGATTGCTTGGTCCAAACGGTAGTGGTAAATCCACGACTATCAATTGCATATTGTCGCTTTTGAAAAAAGATTCTGGAAGTGTGAAGATTTTCGGAAAAGAAATGTCTGCTGATGCTTATGATATCAAAAAAAGAATCGGCGTGGTATTTCAAGATGTGGCAGTGTATGATGAGTTGACTGTTTACGAAAACATCGACTACTTCTGTGGATTGTACATACAAGACAAATCTGAAAGAAATAAGCTTGTGAAAAGAGCGTTGGATTTGGTAAGTCTGAATGATTTTGTGAAGTTTAAGCCGAAAAAATTATCGGGAGGTTTACTAAGAAGACTGAACATAGCATGTGGAATTGCGCACAAACCTGAGATAATTATCCTAGATGAGCCGACAGTTGCTGTCGATCCACAATCTAGAAATAGAATTTTGGAAGGAATAAAAAAATTAAATGAAGATGGCTCAACGATAATTTACACATCACATTATATGGACGAAGTGGATTTCTTATGTGATGACATTGTGATTATTGACAAGGGCAAAGTTATCGCAAAAGGATCATCGGAACAACTCAAGAACATGATAGAAATGAATGAGAAGATAAGCTTCACAGCGAAAGAATTAAATGAAGATGTGATAGCTCAAATCAAATCTCTTCCTCATTTGATGAACTTTGAAAACAAGGACGACAATTTTAAGCTGAATTTTTCTCATGGAGATGGATATTTGATGAAACTTATCAAACTTTTGGATGAAAATAACATTCAGTACAGTTCTTTGAATGTCGAAAAGCCAAGTCTTAACGATGTTTTCTTGGAATTGACGGGCAAAGATTTGAGGGATTGA
- the brnQ gene encoding branched-chain amino acid transport system II carrier protein encodes MNKKFKDVIIVGFALFAIFFGAGNLIFPPYLGVLSGTEYKKAMLGFLLTDPVLPILGVIITAKLGGGAEDLGRRVGNKFAKILGTVTILTIGPLFAIPRTAATTHEVFVSKVFPGTPEWVTALIFFALTAIFVFNETGVIDKIGKYLTPGLVIILLVIIGKCIVDPIGVMNIATENQIFLKGFAEGYQTMDALGAALMTGIVVSDLKRKGYVNDEERLKLVKWVGLVAFVLLAIIYGGLIYVGATASKIYTVQNTRVDILLGTVQNILGSAGKIAIGIAVSLACLTTSVGLSAIAGDFFSNITKDKLGYKPIVLATVVISGVLSLVGVEALIKAAVPILSTVYPIIMVLIFLGIFEKHIKYDLIYTGAVLATFVVSFVEVLNQNFKILQGFTDVIKTLPLSSVGFEWLLPAIVTGAVFGVIAYIQDKKKLA; translated from the coding sequence TTGAATAAGAAATTTAAGGACGTCATTATCGTAGGATTTGCATTATTTGCAATATTCTTTGGCGCAGGAAATCTGATTTTTCCACCTTATTTGGGTGTGCTTTCGGGAACTGAGTACAAAAAGGCAATGCTAGGATTTTTATTGACAGACCCTGTGCTACCGATACTTGGGGTAATTATCACAGCTAAACTTGGTGGGGGAGCTGAAGATCTCGGAAGAAGAGTTGGAAATAAATTTGCTAAGATTCTTGGAACCGTTACCATATTGACTATTGGACCGCTTTTTGCAATTCCTAGAACTGCAGCGACAACTCACGAAGTTTTTGTGTCTAAAGTTTTTCCAGGAACTCCAGAATGGGTAACTGCGTTAATATTTTTCGCATTGACGGCGATTTTTGTGTTTAACGAAACGGGAGTTATCGACAAAATCGGTAAATATTTGACGCCTGGATTGGTAATTATTTTATTAGTTATTATCGGAAAATGCATCGTGGATCCTATAGGCGTTATGAATATCGCTACAGAAAATCAAATATTCTTGAAGGGATTTGCGGAAGGATATCAAACTATGGATGCTCTGGGAGCAGCACTAATGACGGGGATTGTAGTTTCTGATTTGAAAAGAAAAGGATATGTCAACGACGAAGAAAGACTAAAGCTTGTCAAATGGGTTGGGCTTGTGGCATTTGTTTTGTTGGCGATTATTTACGGTGGATTGATTTATGTTGGAGCGACTGCATCCAAGATTTACACTGTTCAAAACACAAGAGTAGACATACTACTTGGAACTGTTCAAAATATTTTAGGTTCAGCCGGCAAAATTGCGATAGGAATTGCAGTGTCATTGGCATGTTTGACTACATCAGTTGGTCTAAGTGCGATTGCTGGAGATTTCTTCTCAAATATCACTAAAGATAAATTGGGATACAAACCAATTGTTTTGGCAACGGTTGTGATTTCTGGTGTGCTTTCACTTGTTGGAGTTGAAGCGCTTATAAAAGCAGCAGTTCCAATTTTATCTACAGTTTATCCTATAATTATGGTACTTATATTTTTAGGAATTTTCGAAAAACATATAAAATACGATTTGATATACACAGGAGCGGTACTTGCGACATTTGTCGTGAGTTTCGTGGAGGTTTTGAATCAAAATTTCAAAATTTTACAAGGTTTTACAGATGTAATCAAAACTCTTCCTCTAAGTTCTGTTGGATTTGAATGGTTGCTACCTGCGATCGTTACAGGTGCAGTGTTTGGAGTAATTGCGTATATCCAAGATAAAAAGAAATTAGCATAG
- a CDS encoding TVP38/TMEM64 family protein, with product MKKLRAIFYYLTTGVAIGVLCCLLLLFNVNYEMMVSQQLVMFIFTAFGLILGIAYTNINRYVFFALEVAIALIALIGGKTQSLIYIVKEFVMYHGPVKNILLPTIIVVVVINLINLYIVLTQKKYQKFYTREERKAMKEEEVKLSDLREEKTPEEIAELKHKRKIQRIIALVIIGVLLGLYFFVPSIKAKTNEAFSTISKLDTDVVVAYLRSYGKQAAVVSFILMVLQSIAAPIPAFLITLSNAAIFGWVKGAMLSWSSAMAGAALCFFLARALGRDAVERLTSKGAMESVDVFFERYGKYAILICRLLPFVSFDFVSYGAGLTNMGFWPFFIATGIGQLPATIVYSYVGGTLTGGAQKLFLGLLTLFALSIMIGIAKKVYNDKQKKKGGKVVE from the coding sequence GTGAAAAAGTTAAGGGCGATATTTTATTATTTAACTACGGGCGTAGCCATCGGGGTTTTATGTTGTCTACTATTACTATTCAACGTAAACTACGAAATGATGGTTAGTCAGCAGCTAGTAATGTTTATCTTTACGGCTTTTGGACTGATACTAGGAATTGCTTATACAAATATCAACAGATATGTATTCTTCGCTTTGGAAGTAGCGATAGCTTTAATTGCACTTATAGGTGGGAAAACTCAAAGTCTTATCTACATTGTAAAAGAATTTGTGATGTATCATGGACCAGTTAAGAATATTTTACTTCCTACAATTATAGTTGTCGTTGTGATTAACTTAATCAACCTTTATATAGTTCTTACTCAAAAGAAATATCAAAAATTCTACACTAGAGAAGAACGTAAAGCAATGAAGGAAGAAGAAGTTAAACTTAGCGATTTAAGAGAAGAAAAAACACCAGAAGAAATAGCTGAACTTAAACACAAGAGAAAAATCCAAAGAATTATCGCTTTGGTAATCATTGGAGTTTTATTGGGATTGTATTTCTTCGTACCTTCAATTAAAGCAAAAACAAATGAAGCTTTCTCTACGATTTCAAAATTAGACACTGATGTAGTAGTAGCATATTTGAGATCTTACGGAAAACAAGCAGCGGTTGTATCATTTATATTAATGGTTCTTCAATCAATTGCTGCCCCTATTCCAGCATTCTTGATTACTTTATCAAATGCTGCAATATTTGGATGGGTTAAGGGAGCTATGCTTTCTTGGTCATCGGCGATGGCAGGAGCTGCACTTTGCTTCTTCTTAGCAAGAGCTTTGGGAAGAGATGCTGTCGAAAGACTTACAAGCAAAGGTGCGATGGAAAGTGTTGACGTATTCTTCGAAAGATACGGAAAATATGCAATATTAATTTGTAGACTTTTACCATTCGTTTCATTCGACTTTGTAAGTTATGGAGCAGGTCTTACTAACATGGGATTCTGGCCATTCTTCATCGCGACTGGAATTGGTCAATTACCTGCAACAATTGTTTATTCATATGTTGGAGGAACATTGACTGGTGGAGCACAAAAACTTTTCTTGGGACTTTTGACATTGTTCGCATTATCAATCATGATTGGTATAGCTAAGAAAGTTTACAACGATAAACAAAAGAAAAAAGGCGGAAAAGTAGTAGAATAA
- a CDS encoding YdjY domain-containing protein, translating into MNLRKKLVAGFLCLAIVGLAGCSQKADDKKEETNNTQTTEQAKDDSKKEENKEEKKADDEVNGVSLKNPIKVDKEAKKITVLSSVNGKYFTEATRHASVNTDGSNGAKSVLTAYATPEDFYNALIEIGAKPGENMNPDNATTTHVEGSKIGATVTWEGAGKDYDINEVIKDSNGKKIDFRFGGNLERAKTKKTGCLTCLDSCPVGIISNTTYTYGAVEKRNEVKFTGNPDVLPEDGTYVAVTYTLED; encoded by the coding sequence ATGAATTTAAGAAAAAAATTAGTAGCTGGATTTTTATGTCTAGCAATAGTAGGATTAGCTGGCTGTTCACAAAAAGCAGACGATAAAAAAGAAGAAACAAACAATACTCAAACAACTGAACAAGCTAAAGATGATTCTAAGAAGGAAGAAAACAAAGAAGAAAAGAAAGCAGATGACGAAGTAAATGGCGTTTCTTTGAAAAACCCAATCAAAGTAGACAAAGAAGCTAAGAAAATTACAGTTTTATCTTCTGTAAATGGTAAATATTTTACTGAAGCAACTAGACACGCATCTGTAAACACTGACGGAAGTAACGGAGCAAAATCAGTTCTTACTGCATATGCTACTCCAGAAGATTTCTACAATGCATTAATCGAAATCGGTGCAAAACCTGGTGAAAATATGAACCCAGACAATGCTACAACAACTCACGTTGAAGGATCAAAAATTGGCGCAACTGTAACTTGGGAAGGCGCAGGAAAAGATTATGATATCAACGAAGTAATCAAAGATAGCAATGGAAAGAAAATTGATTTTAGATTTGGTGGAAACTTAGAAAGAGCAAAAACTAAAAAAACAGGTTGCTTAACTTGCTTGGATTCTTGTCCAGTAGGAATTATTTCTAACACAACTTACACTTATGGTGCTGTAGAAAAGAGAAACGAAGTTAAATTTACTGGTAATCCAGACGTTCTTCCAGAAGACGGAACTTATGTAGCAGTAACTTACACTCTTGAAGATTAA
- a CDS encoding DUF4430 domain-containing protein, which produces MKKKLLVLMMLVFSLTACNADKDKAQEPQKTEQTQEQAKTDENKTEEKASESEATKVSIVVMDEVNNKEILKEDAEIKKDENLQSYLEKNHKAVFEKGMMTELEGVKQDPAKKQYWMYYVNDKMAEVGIGDYKVNENDKIEFKFQEMK; this is translated from the coding sequence ATGAAGAAAAAATTATTGGTATTGATGATGCTTGTGTTCTCATTGACAGCTTGTAACGCTGACAAAGATAAGGCCCAAGAACCACAAAAAACAGAACAAACACAAGAACAAGCAAAAACAGATGAAAACAAAACAGAAGAAAAAGCATCTGAGAGTGAAGCTACTAAGGTTTCAATCGTTGTAATGGATGAAGTAAACAACAAAGAAATCTTAAAAGAAGATGCAGAAATCAAAAAAGATGAAAACTTACAATCTTACCTTGAAAAAAATCACAAAGCAGTTTTTGAAAAAGGTATGATGACTGAATTAGAAGGCGTAAAACAAGATCCAGCTAAGAAACAATACTGGATGTACTATGTTAACGACAAAATGGCAGAAGTAGGAATCGGCGATTACAAAGTTAACGAAAACGACAAGATAGAATTCAAATTTCAAGAAATGAAATAA
- a CDS encoding ASKHA domain-containing protein, with product MKIRINNLNRTIELEDDKNYNLMNALLENDVYIDNSCNGKLTCGKCKIKIIEGNVNEITDTEKRLLKKEEIENGIRLSCAVTMNGDVIVETLSENSSIDVLDSGEMPEFEKQYRDGYGICVDIGTTTVCMNLVDLKTGDIIAKNSALNAQTKYGLDVLTRITFEFENENAAKILQHSIVSSMNKLIDKMIVESKIERKDIKEVDIAANTTMVHMLLGVDARSLGKFPYKPLFTEAKSLMCEDIGLNLDAKLYTLPNVSAYIGADIVAGAYVTDMRNRENTLFIDIGTNGEIVLKTNDKLYCCSCAAGPALEGMNIKCGMRAERGAIEDVVIDGSNVKLQTIGDKPPKGICGSGILSVISEIVRNKIVNKRGRIIDPNSVDDFRKDLVRIVDDKREFMMTDELVITQSDIRQVQLAKGAILSGFIKLLDEEGLDISDLNECIVAGQFGSHLKPSSIVGVGILPYEIESKISYVGNSSLIGAYMCLMNDKIKEEMSTLAEDMNYIELSMTKDYEKIFAKAMEFPKER from the coding sequence ATGAAGATAAGAATAAATAATTTAAACAGAACAATTGAATTAGAAGACGACAAGAACTACAATTTGATGAATGCTTTGCTTGAAAACGACGTCTACATCGATAACTCATGCAATGGTAAGCTAACTTGTGGTAAGTGCAAGATTAAAATCATAGAAGGAAATGTCAACGAAATCACTGATACCGAAAAAAGACTTCTTAAAAAAGAAGAAATCGAAAACGGAATTAGGCTTTCTTGTGCAGTTACAATGAATGGCGATGTCATCGTGGAAACTTTGAGCGAAAATAGCTCCATAGATGTACTTGATTCAGGAGAAATGCCAGAGTTTGAAAAACAATACAGGGACGGCTACGGGATTTGTGTGGACATCGGTACTACAACTGTGTGCATGAACTTGGTAGATTTGAAAACTGGAGATATCATTGCGAAAAACTCTGCACTTAATGCGCAAACAAAGTACGGCTTGGATGTGCTTACGAGAATTACGTTTGAGTTTGAAAATGAAAATGCAGCGAAAATTCTTCAACACAGCATTGTAAGTTCTATGAATAAATTGATAGACAAGATGATTGTCGAATCAAAAATCGAAAGAAAAGATATAAAAGAAGTGGACATTGCGGCTAACACTACAATGGTTCACATGCTTTTGGGAGTGGATGCAAGAAGCTTGGGGAAATTCCCTTACAAACCACTGTTCACTGAAGCAAAGAGTTTGATGTGCGAGGATATTGGACTGAATTTGGACGCAAAGTTGTACACTTTGCCGAATGTTTCAGCGTATATCGGAGCAGACATCGTTGCTGGTGCTTATGTTACGGATATGAGAAACAGAGAAAACACACTGTTTATAGATATCGGTACAAACGGCGAAATAGTTTTGAAGACTAATGACAAATTGTATTGTTGCTCTTGTGCAGCTGGTCCTGCACTTGAAGGTATGAATATAAAATGCGGAATGAGAGCAGAACGAGGAGCCATTGAAGATGTTGTAATTGATGGGTCAAACGTCAAATTACAAACTATCGGCGACAAACCTCCAAAAGGGATTTGTGGTAGTGGTATTCTTTCTGTAATCAGTGAAATTGTTAGAAATAAAATCGTCAACAAAAGAGGAAGGATAATCGACCCAAACTCTGTCGATGATTTTAGAAAAGATTTGGTAAGAATTGTGGATGATAAAAGAGAGTTCATGATGACTGATGAACTTGTTATCACGCAATCTGACATCAGACAAGTGCAACTTGCAAAAGGAGCGATACTTTCTGGTTTTATAAAACTTTTGGATGAAGAGGGATTGGATATTTCTGATTTGAACGAATGTATTGTAGCAGGTCAATTTGGAAGTCATTTGAAACCATCGTCAATCGTAGGTGTGGGAATTCTACCTTACGAAATTGAATCCAAAATAAGTTATGTAGGTAATTCATCTTTAATAGGAGCGTACATGTGTTTAATGAATGATAAAATAAAAGAAGAAATGTCCACTCTTGCTGAAGATATGAATTATATAGAATTATCAATGACAAAGGACTATGAAAAAATATTCGCTAAAGCGATGGAATTTCCAAAGGAGAGATGA
- a CDS encoding MtaA/CmuA family methyltransferase, translated as MINEKDRLKNALNHIFIDRIPVICPGGMMNMISKELMELKDIYLPEAHLDSRKMADLAKAIYDEKIFENIGVPFCMTIEAEDMGSVVDFGNEIYEPHVIEYAFDNIKDWEKIKDFKKEDSRSDIVIEAIKILKDEEKNAPIIGNITGPVSTASSIMDSVKYYKALRKDPQRVHEFMDYVTDHLIEFANRQIDAGADVIAVSDPSGTGEIMGPKFFKEFTVQYLNKFLDGIKDVPKIVHICGRMTPVLDLCNDIHSDCLSFDSIVSLKDAKKVLKHHVLMGNVSTYALEYSDSEKIQKLAKISVNNGSNILSPACGIGMRSPLENLKSIITASKNYDYEDKNK; from the coding sequence ATGATTAACGAAAAAGATAGATTAAAAAATGCGTTAAATCATATTTTCATCGATAGAATTCCTGTGATTTGTCCGGGTGGAATGATGAATATGATATCCAAGGAGCTAATGGAATTGAAAGATATTTACCTTCCGGAAGCTCACTTGGATTCTAGGAAAATGGCTGATTTGGCGAAAGCTATCTACGACGAAAAAATTTTCGAAAATATTGGAGTTCCATTCTGCATGACGATTGAAGCTGAAGATATGGGTTCAGTTGTCGATTTTGGAAATGAAATTTACGAACCACATGTTATCGAATACGCATTCGATAATATCAAGGATTGGGAAAAAATCAAAGATTTCAAGAAAGAAGATTCCAGAAGTGATATTGTGATTGAGGCTATTAAAATCTTGAAGGACGAAGAAAAAAACGCCCCAATTATTGGAAATATCACAGGCCCTGTAAGCACTGCATCATCAATAATGGATTCTGTAAAATACTACAAGGCTCTTAGAAAAGACCCACAAAGAGTTCACGAATTTATGGATTACGTTACAGATCATTTAATAGAATTTGCCAATAGACAAATCGACGCAGGAGCAGATGTGATCGCAGTTTCAGATCCTTCTGGTACTGGCGAAATAATGGGACCAAAATTTTTCAAAGAATTCACCGTGCAATATTTGAATAAGTTTTTGGATGGAATCAAAGACGTTCCTAAAATTGTTCACATATGTGGAAGAATGACTCCTGTACTTGATTTGTGCAACGACATTCACTCTGATTGCTTGAGCTTCGATTCAATCGTTTCATTGAAAGATGCGAAGAAAGTATTGAAGCATCACGTGTTGATGGGCAATGTGTCGACTTATGCGCTTGAATACTCAGACAGTGAAAAAATCCAAAAATTGGCAAAAATATCGGTAAACAACGGATCAAATATTCTATCTCCAGCTTGTGGAATAGGTATGAGATCGCCACTTGAAAATTTGAAATCAATAATAACAGCATCTAAGAATTACGATTATGAAGATAAGAATAAATAA